The following are encoded in a window of Vicia villosa cultivar HV-30 ecotype Madison, WI unplaced genomic scaffold, Vvil1.0 ctg.000863F_1_1, whole genome shotgun sequence genomic DNA:
- the LOC131631784 gene encoding histone-lysine N-methyltransferase ASHH1-like isoform X1 encodes MDTHTEDLPHYININQNDFYMRRHKKQKEEDIAVCECRYNEDDPYSACADGCLNVLTSTECTPGHCPCGILCKNQKFQKCEYAKTKLFKTEGRGWGLLADEDIKAGQFVIEYCGEVISWKEAKRRSHTYETQGPTDAYIISLNASESIDATRKGSIARFINHSCQPNCETRKWTVMGEIRVGIFARQDIPIGTELAYDYNFEWFGGAKVRCLCGAPKCSGFLGAKSRGFQEDTYLWEDDDDRYSIEKIPLYDSAEDEPMSNADGQSEQSMDIIVKVEELSESTAFNVQPVDSVEIKDLGDSVEIKDLSIQKIKTEIVSEDMKLYSQDTEHNLPQKNAMISRIRSNTAGRNYRIGPRSISSKRSKAQNGGKFKNRIQKKIDAKYAAGLLASKEAQDEILDYEKRKDEATEALDSLYNEIRPAIEEHERDTQDSVSTTVAEKWIQACCLKLKAEFDLYSSIVKNVACTAPKSPGQAKTTEVDIENKIKLLTD; translated from the exons ATG GATACTCATACTGAAGATTTGCCTCACTACATTAACATAAATCAGAATGATTTTTATATGCGAAG GCATAAGAAGCAAAAGGAGGAGGACATTGCTGTATGTGAATGCAGGTATAACGAAGATGACCCTTACAGTGCCTGTGCAGATGGGTGCCTAAATGTATTAACCAGCACCGAATGCACTCCTGGTCACTGTCCTTGTGGCATCCTCTGTAAAAATCAG AAATTTCAGAAGTGTGAATATGCAAAAACGAAGTTATTTAAAACTGAAGGCCGAGGGTGGGGTCTTTTGGCTGATGAGGACATTAAG GCAGGACAGTTTGTCATTGAATACTGTGGAGAAGTAATATCATGGAAAGAAGCCAAACGCAGATCCCATACATATGAAACTCAAG GTCCTACAGATGCATATATCATTTCTCTTAATGCGTCTGAATCCATCGATGCAACTAGAAAGGGAAGCATTGCCAGATTTATTAATCATTCCTG TCAACCAAATTGTGAGACAAGAAAATGGACTGTCATGGGGGAAATAAGAGTTGGAATATTTGCAAGGCAAGATATTCCTATTGGAACTGAATTGGCATATGACTATAATTTTGAATGGTTTGGAGGTGCAAAGGTTCGCTGCCTCTGTGGTGCGCCCAAATGTTCCGGATTCCTTGGAGCAAAATCTCGTGGTTTTCAA GAGGATACTTATCTATGGGAAGATGATGATGACag ATACTCAATAGAGAAAATTCCTTTATATGACTCTGCGGAGGATGAACCGATGTCAAATGCTGATGGACAAAGTGAACAATCCATGGATATTATAGTTAAAGTTGAGGAACTATCAGAGTCCACTGCTTTTAATGTTCAACCAGTCGATTCAGTTGAGATCAAGGATTTAGGTGATTCAGTTGAAATCAAGGATTTAagtattcaaaaaattaaaactgAAATAGTAAGTGAGGACATGAAGTTGTACTCCCAAGATACCGAACACAACCTTCCACAAAAGAATGCAATGATATCGCGCATTCGAAGTAACACTGCAGGACGAAACTATCGCATTGGACCTAGGTCCatctcttccaaaagatcaaaggCACAGAATGGGGGAAAGTTTAAAAATCGCATACAGAAGAAAATTGATGCAAAGTATGCAGCTGGCCTTTTGGCATCAAAAGAAGCACAAGATGAGATCTTAGATTATGAG AAAAGAAAAGATGAAGCCACAGAGGCTCTTGATTCTCTATACAATGAAATAAGGCCTGCCATTGAAGAACACGAGAGGGATACCCAAGACAGTGTATCCACAACAGTAGCTGAGAAATGGATTCAGGCATGCTGTCTAAAACTAAAGGCCGAGTTTGATCTTTACTCTTCAATTGTTAAAAATGTTGCTTGTACTGCTCCAAAGTCACCTGGCCAAGCAAAAACCACCGAAGTAGATATCGAAAACAAAATCAAGCTTTTGACTGATTGA
- the LOC131631765 gene encoding peroxidase 12-like gives MASASSKSAFFTFLLTLTFLSFSHIEVSEAQATPPIVKGLSWTFYDSKCPKLESIIRTELKKIFDKDIGQAAGLLRVHFHDCFVQGCDGSVLLDGSASGPSEKDAPPNLTLRAEAFKIIEKLRSSVQKQCGRIVSCADITAVAARDSVFLSGGPDYKIPLGRRDSLTFATQEVTKQNLPSPTSNTTTILNSLATKNLNPTDVVALSGGHTIGISHCSSFTNRLYPTQDTVMDKTYGKNLKLTCPTSTTDNTTVLDIRSPNKFDNKYYVDLMNRQGLFTSDQDLYTDKRTKSIVTDFAVNQSLFYEKFIAAMLKMGQFNVLTGTQGEIRANCSARNKDSKSFIASVAEDVVEGFLEM, from the exons ATGGCTTCTGCTTCTTCTAAGAGTGCTTTCTTCACATTTCTTCTAACCCTtacatttctttccttttctcacATCGAAGTTTCTGAAGCACAAGCTACACCTCCTATAGTAAAGGGACTATCATGGACCTTCTACGATTCAAAATGTCCTAAGCTTGAATCTATCATCAGAACTGAGCTCAAGAAAATCTTTGATAAAGATATTGGCCAAGCTGCTGGCTTACTTCGCGTTCACTTCCATGACTGCTTTGTTCAG GGTTGTGATGGATCAGTATTATTGGATGGATCAGCAAGTGGTCCAAGTGAGAAAGATGCACCTCCAAACTTGACTCTTAGGGCTGAGGCCTTCAAGATAATCGAAAAACTCCGCAGCAGTGTCCAGAAGCAGTGCGGAAGAATCGTCTCTTGTGCTGATATCACCGCTGTCGCAGCGCGTGACTCCGTTTTCCTC TCAGGAGGACCAGATTACAAAATTCCATTAGGAAGAAGAGATTCATTAACATTTGCAACACAAGAAGTAACAAAACAGAACCTTCCTTCACCAACAAGCAACACAACAACAATCCTAAACTCACTCGCAACCAAAAACCTTAACCCAACAGATGTAGTAGCACTCTCAGGTGGTCACACAATAGGCATAAGCCACTGCAGTTCTTTCACAAACAGACTCTACCCAACACAAGACACTGTCATGGACAAAACCTACGGCAAAAACCTTAAACTCACTTGTCCTACTTCCACCACAGACAACACAACTGTTCTGGATATCCGTAGTCCTAACAAGTTTGATAACAAATACTACGTCGATCTTATGAATCGTCAGGGTCTTTTTACCTCGGATCAGGATTTGTACACTGATAAGAGGACTAAGAGTATTGTTACTGATTTTGCTGTGAATCAGTCTCTTTTCTATGAGAAATTTATTGCTGCTATGCTTAAAATGGGTCAGTTTAATGTTTTGACTGGAACTCAAGGAGAGATTCGTGCTAATTGCTCTGCTAGGAATAAGGATAGCAAATCTTTCATTGCTTCTGTTGCTGAAGATGTGGTTGAAGGATTTTTggaaatgtaa
- the LOC131631784 gene encoding histone-lysine N-methyltransferase ASHH1-like isoform X2, giving the protein MSHTSSCLQKFQKCEYAKTKLFKTEGRGWGLLADEDIKAGQFVIEYCGEVISWKEAKRRSHTYETQGPTDAYIISLNASESIDATRKGSIARFINHSCQPNCETRKWTVMGEIRVGIFARQDIPIGTELAYDYNFEWFGGAKVRCLCGAPKCSGFLGAKSRGFQEDTYLWEDDDDRYSIEKIPLYDSAEDEPMSNADGQSEQSMDIIVKVEELSESTAFNVQPVDSVEIKDLGDSVEIKDLSIQKIKTEIVSEDMKLYSQDTEHNLPQKNAMISRIRSNTAGRNYRIGPRSISSKRSKAQNGGKFKNRIQKKIDAKYAAGLLASKEAQDEILDYEKRKDEATEALDSLYNEIRPAIEEHERDTQDSVSTTVAEKWIQACCLKLKAEFDLYSSIVKNVACTAPKSPGQAKTTEVDIENKIKLLTD; this is encoded by the exons ATGTCCCATACGTCCTCCTGCCTGCAGAAATTTCAGAAGTGTGAATATGCAAAAACGAAGTTATTTAAAACTGAAGGCCGAGGGTGGGGTCTTTTGGCTGATGAGGACATTAAG GCAGGACAGTTTGTCATTGAATACTGTGGAGAAGTAATATCATGGAAAGAAGCCAAACGCAGATCCCATACATATGAAACTCAAG GTCCTACAGATGCATATATCATTTCTCTTAATGCGTCTGAATCCATCGATGCAACTAGAAAGGGAAGCATTGCCAGATTTATTAATCATTCCTG TCAACCAAATTGTGAGACAAGAAAATGGACTGTCATGGGGGAAATAAGAGTTGGAATATTTGCAAGGCAAGATATTCCTATTGGAACTGAATTGGCATATGACTATAATTTTGAATGGTTTGGAGGTGCAAAGGTTCGCTGCCTCTGTGGTGCGCCCAAATGTTCCGGATTCCTTGGAGCAAAATCTCGTGGTTTTCAA GAGGATACTTATCTATGGGAAGATGATGATGACag ATACTCAATAGAGAAAATTCCTTTATATGACTCTGCGGAGGATGAACCGATGTCAAATGCTGATGGACAAAGTGAACAATCCATGGATATTATAGTTAAAGTTGAGGAACTATCAGAGTCCACTGCTTTTAATGTTCAACCAGTCGATTCAGTTGAGATCAAGGATTTAGGTGATTCAGTTGAAATCAAGGATTTAagtattcaaaaaattaaaactgAAATAGTAAGTGAGGACATGAAGTTGTACTCCCAAGATACCGAACACAACCTTCCACAAAAGAATGCAATGATATCGCGCATTCGAAGTAACACTGCAGGACGAAACTATCGCATTGGACCTAGGTCCatctcttccaaaagatcaaaggCACAGAATGGGGGAAAGTTTAAAAATCGCATACAGAAGAAAATTGATGCAAAGTATGCAGCTGGCCTTTTGGCATCAAAAGAAGCACAAGATGAGATCTTAGATTATGAG AAAAGAAAAGATGAAGCCACAGAGGCTCTTGATTCTCTATACAATGAAATAAGGCCTGCCATTGAAGAACACGAGAGGGATACCCAAGACAGTGTATCCACAACAGTAGCTGAGAAATGGATTCAGGCATGCTGTCTAAAACTAAAGGCCGAGTTTGATCTTTACTCTTCAATTGTTAAAAATGTTGCTTGTACTGCTCCAAAGTCACCTGGCCAAGCAAAAACCACCGAAGTAGATATCGAAAACAAAATCAAGCTTTTGACTGATTGA
- the LOC131631785 gene encoding putative serine/threonine-protein kinase: MDHVTEALLAAIGSFIIVTFIFAAIILVCQHRKITQSRRNNQIRTRPLRNPNHYPTSSNSLPVDASWSEDPNLKISMEELSRATNDFSPDHIVGDGSFGLVYKARLSNGAVVAVKKLSADAFQGFREFAAEMETLSKLRHQNIVKIRGYWASGAERLLVYEFIEKGNLDQWLHEPSPPTPPNNDVSSSTDLIRSPLSWETRVNIMRGVAHGLCYLHGLEKPIIHRDIKASNVLLDSDFQAYIADFGLARRMDKSHSHVSTQVAGTTGYMPPEYWQGSNVAYPKVDVYSFGVLMIETMAGHRPNLSIKLEGTDIGLVNWARKMKERNTEMEMLDVNIPREEENLKEESVKEYVHIACMCTNDLQKDRPQMAEVVKLLDSMPL; the protein is encoded by the coding sequence ATGGATCACGTCACCGAAGCCCTCCTGGCTGCCATCGGCAGCTTCATCATCGTCACATTCATATTCGCCGCCATCATACTCGTCTGTCAGCACCGCAAAATCACCCAATCCCGCCGCAATAACCAGATCCGAACCCGACCACTTCGAAACCCAAATCACTACCCTACCAGCTCAAACTCCCTCCCAGTTGACGCCAGCTGGTCCGAAGACCCCAATCTCAAGATCTCCATGGAAGAACTCTCCCGCGCCACCAATGACTTTTCCCCCGACCACATCGTCGGTGACGGCAGCTTCGGTCTCGTCTACAAAGCTCGTCTCTCCAACGGTGCCGTCGTCGCCGTGAAAAAACTATCCGCCGACGCCTTCCAAGGCTTCCGCGAATTCGCGGCGGAGATGGAAACCCTAAGCAAGCTTCGTCATCAAAACATCGTCAAGATCCGCGGTTACTGGGCCTCAGGAGCTGAACGGTTACTCGTTTACGAGTTCATCGAAAAAGGAAACCTAGATCAATGGCTTCACGAACCTTCTCCCCCTACTCCCCCAAACAACGACGTTTCATCTTCAACAGATCTAATTCGTTCTCCTTTGTCCTGGGAAACAAGAGTCAACATCATGCGTGGTGTGGCCCATGGGCTTTGCTATTTACATGGGCTAGAAAAGCCCATTATTCATCGTGACATCAAAGCAAGCAATGTGTTGTTGGACTCTGATTTCCAGGCCTATATAGCTGATTTCGGGCTCGCACGTAGGATGGATAAATCACATTCGCACGTGTCAACGCAGGTGGCGGGTACTACAGGTTACATGCCTCCAGAGTATTGGCAAGGGTCTAATGTAGCATATCCGAAAGTGGATGTGTATAGTTTTGGAGTGTTGATGATTGAAACTATGGCGGGCCACAGGCCCAATTTATCTATCAAATTGGAAGGAACAGATATTGGGCTTGTTAATTGGGCCAGGAAGATGAAGGAAAGGAACACTGAAATGGAGATGCTGGACGTAAATATtccaagagaagaagaaaatttgaaggaGGAGAGTGTTAAAGAGTATGTACACATTGCTTGTATGTGCACTAATGATTTACAGAAAGATAGGCCCCAAATGGCAGAGGTTGTCAAATTATTGGATTCAATGCCCTTATAA